In the Salvia miltiorrhiza cultivar Shanhuang (shh) chromosome 8, IMPLAD_Smil_shh, whole genome shotgun sequence genome, ACCCCTAGTGAAATCCCTTCATCACTTGCAATACattcaactatttttattaagacTCATACAATCTTCTTCTCTGACTATTTATGTGGACAAAAGTAGTACTCcatttgtccaccaattaaagccccatttgagggtgggcacggaaactaagaaagctgaaaaaggtgttgtgggtgaaatataagggtagttgactaaagtgataaagtagttgactaaagtgttaaaggtgttgtatggtgggtccactagtgataaagtgtactccctccgtcccataataagtggccacatttcctttttcgtccgtcccactataagtggctgctttctaaaaatggcaaaagtttactttaattaagtcaacagttactcactaatttggtcaacaattgtaggccactttctaaaaatgccaaaattactttaattaagtcaacaattactcactaatttggtcaacaattgtaggccacactctattaaaacatataacactcaatttcttaatctccgtgccgaaaggaatgtggccacttattatgggacggagggagtaataaatatagaatataaaaatgataaagttgttgtaaggtgggtccattagtagcaaagggtagtaaatataggaaaagaagaagagtaaaaagatacataaagcacaatagggctttaattggtggacaaaaatttaagtgcaagtagggctttaattcgtggacgaagggagtaatacttGTGGAATTTCATAAGCGACTTTAATAGGAAATGCAAAAAGAAAACAGACATCAGAGCATCCGCAATGtagttccttgatagcctactttatagcctacttgatagtggttatgttattgagtaggtagtgctgcattgggattccttgatagcctacttgataacattagttttgattttatgtttttcatttaaattttattgcataatttaaataacatatttttatttaaaacttgATCGATATACAATGCATCCTCCCAATTCTGTAAAAAAGTAAGGCTCAGCTAAATAAAATGAAAGGAGCCCAACTAATATTACAAATCCcagcccaattaaataaataaaaagaatattgggccaactaaataaaaagaaaacagCCCAAAATAGGAGCCCAACATATTAAACCCTTTCTccttcattctctctctcaacaattcctctctctctatctctcagAATCCGGCCGCCCCACCCTCTCCCCCTTCTccttcattctctctctcaacaattcctctctctctatctctcagAATCCGGCCGCCCCACCCTCTCCCCCCTTCGagcatactcgaagactcgagtatTGCTCGAGTACCTCCCCCGCAACGCACCTACTCGAAGGCAACGCCTTCCTCGAGGAGCCACTCGAGGAAGGCGTTGCGGGTGCTCTCAGTCGGTACAACAGTTAACGATTATTACAGAATGACAGCACGAAAGAGCAAACCTTAACATTTTCAGTCAACATTGACAATTGCAATTAATCCTCGATAATCAATCCACTAGTAAAATATGAAACCAAAAAGAAGTGTAATCCAATATCATTGAAGCACAACTCCATGAATTGTGAATGGCGAGGGCTCAAGCAGATTAGATTGGCTTGTTCTCCGCACAAATAAAATCTCAAGAATCACTGAAACAAAGATCCCGAGAAGAACTATGTGCGATTTCGGGttgaaaaggaaagaaaagaagCAGGCAAAGAACGCAACAGATAAGTAAAAAAACCGACATTGGAATGTTTGGAGGTGAGATGGCAAAACAGTTAACATGTGAACTTAACAGCAGTACAAATCTAGAAAGCTAAGCTTAATAAGACAGTATATTGTCTACAAAATCAACTCAAGACATTTGAATCATAGATCAAAACACCCAAGAGTTCTCAACCGCTACTAAAGAAAGGAAGAGACTTAAGACCTAggcttttctttcttctccttGAAGAGGGCCAGCAGTGAAACTCCTGATACCTTCACCACCTTAAATCTTACACCAGGAATATCTCCCACAGCATGTCCCTTACGCCCAAATCCAGCAATCAACACTTCGTCCTACAACAACAGTAAGATTGAAATgttaattcaaaaaacaacAATGATAGTGACGACAATGGGAACCATATACAGGGGCATACATTTTCTTCAATGTAGTTTAAACAACCATCATTGGGGACAAAAGCAGCAATCTTCTTGCCATTCTTGATCAGCTGCACCCTAGCACACTTACGAATAGCAGAATTCGGCTGCTTAGCTTCAATACCTCTGCATCATAACAACGCCAATCAATTGCAAATTAACTAGACCTACTTAATGACACCATAAGACACAAGGTGTAGGGTGAATCGAACATTTTCTCAAGAACAATTCCCTTGGCATGGGATGAACCCGCGAATGGTTTCTTCCATTCATTCCCAAGGTTAGATTTCTTGTAAGACTTGTCAGCCCATCTTTGGGTCCTACGGTGGGACTTGAGCTTACGCCCAGCTCCCATACCACGCGTTTTCCTGCAATAAGATAAATAACACCATTAACAAATTTCATAGATTTTAAAAGTTGGAGCTTTCTCATCGGTTCAATGTAGCTCAAATTTTTGATCGGATGAAACAGAGACTAAACATTTATAGACAGAAGAACCGCATCTCGAGAATCATTGATGGCTAGCAGACCGTGAAAAATCAGGCATTTCAGTTTAGCACACTACATTATACAAGTAAAGTAAGCTAAGTTCACGACTGACACATGTCAATGCTAAAAGAAAATCAACGAAAAAGAATCAGTAATCAAAAATGAGTCTATAGCCCCAATAACCAGCCACAGACAAGATGAGATCCATTCACTCGAAGATCTAAAACCACAGAACATCAAACTACAGAAAACGAATCGTAAAGAGTGTTTAGAAAGGAAAGCAACGAAGTGTTGCGTGCACATACCCCATGATTGCAGATTAGAGACGAAGAAGGAACCGCGACGAGGATTGAGAGGAAGTAGCAGAAGAGCAGCGGCCGACTGCAAGTGTAAAACCCTAGTCCGAAAAATACCCTAAGCTGAGAAACGCATGATATTTATATGTACAAATATGAGCCGGCTTGAGTACGTCCATCTAATGAGTTGGGCCTAAAGCCCAACTCTATCTGCTACAAGATGGGTCGATTTTGTGTTCATTATCTATAGGCTGATTCTTTGCATAGCTCtctttttttcatattttcttttatttttaaaaataataataataaatttattattttctctcaaattatatttaattgaaCAAAATCAATCTAGAAAACCATAACCCCGGTTTGGGTTCGGTTACCCATACCCAAATTTTcgattacccgaacccgaaattgtcaTATTTCACCAACCGTTCTCGAACTgttttaggtgttcggttacccaataaccgcttcggttacccgattcggttatttgggtatccgaaatacccatttaaaaaattaaaattcaaataatttgctagatagaggatttgaaccttagtctctagaaaatacacaaagcaacttatccactagactaaagtttatttttatactttaaatatatcataattttattttagctaagattcgattttttaaaaaaaaaaataaattaatgaattaataattaaaatatatatattaaataattttcggttatttcggttaacccgtttcggttattgggttaaccgatacccaaaatttttctaaaaatgatacccgaaatcgaaccgataaccaaaaaattcggttattggatacccaaaccgaaaattttggttcggttaacggattattcaaaacccgataaccaattagacagccctacCCGTGGCCATCGGTATAGGTTGTATACCCCCATGGATTTCATGTCTCATTTTAAGTTTCACtttcagttttatttattttcttagatattttttctctaatttcaactttatatgctttagtttaattttatgattattaactagggttcattccattaattagggtatataattaattttttatcatttaattttatttttattagctGATAAtgggttgataaattcaaagttatggagtatatatattttaattttttgaaataaaaattaaatataattcataatattagtaataaattttattttataaaaaatattattaaaataataaatataaaaatgagacATAATAAACATATGGGACATTGAATTTCATCCCATACCCATGGCATCACCACATCTAATTCTAATTTTCAGATTCATCTCTGACTAAATTCAATAAATTCATGGTCATTCTAACTTATTTTGGTAGCTTCCAAAAAGCTCTTTCCAAAAATCTGCCAGATGTTATGCAAAACTAAATTATAAagaatacttcatccgtcccacttcaataggctcatttcttttggacatggaaattaagaaaacttactttttaataGGAAAATTGTAGTAAAGTGATGTGGTCCATACCAATTAAATACAATTTttatccaaaaaagaaaatgagcctattagagtgagacatttcaaaaagaaaaatgagcctattgaagTGAGACGAAGGAAATATTTTTGATTCCATTAATTTGCAACTCACTCTGGGACATGAAAAGAGACGTGTGAGTCTGATAAGAATATATTTGAGGCAAATTCTGTGTGTCCTTACCCAAGATAAGTGACCAATCTATCTATTCATTTCCCGACTAGTTATGAACTTATGATACAATCTATGCATCTATAGCAGGCATCTCAAATAAACATGTTCAGGGGCCCCGCTGAACCAGTCCGAACTCCATGGTTCGAGTTCGAATAGTTGACCATGGGTCGATTGAAGAATGGAAACCGCCTATACTGCCATCGGCCCGGGGCAGAGACGGGCCAGGCCAGCCTTTCGTGAACCAAAAATCAACAGTTAATTACTGGGTCGACGTAGCAGTCGAGGCGATTTCCAGCCCGTAAACACCACTAATCTCAAATGCTAGAACAATACAATGATAACCATTGAATCATCTAGCAGTAACACCACTAATCTCAAAGACTAGAACAATACAATGATAACCATTGAATCACCTAGTAGTAATCGTAGTGATATATACTCCCTTCCTGCTATTATTTATGGCCTATGTCTTTTTGGCACAGATATTTAGAAGAGCTGAATTAAGGGATAATCTGAATGATTCACAtatttagtgttattttaattaaacttaaattattattcattaaataACCCTTTCTTCCTCAAAACTTTTGCCAAGTTCGTCGCTGATCTCAAAATCCTCCGTCATTTCCCTCCACCATTTACACACCCTCACCACCCCAACCAAATCCGGCGAAATGAAGCCATCTGCTCAGCGAAGAAGAGTAACTCCTCAAAATGATTAAAATCCCAAGTAAGAATCCCCAAAGAAATCCGCAATTCTGGGGCAAATAAAAATCCTTCAAgtaaaattccaaaaaaaaattcaagtgaAAACAacccggaaaaaaaaaatagaaacaaaaaaaCTAACCAAGAAACCAGCGGCAAGGAAATAAAAAACAGGCCCCAAAAAATCAAATATGGTCCTTTTTATATCAAAATCAAATCTATATTCTCTCACTTTTAAGAATCACCACGGCCACTGAAGAGGGCTCTCTCTGTTGTCACGCCGATGCTACGAGCCCGGCGAAACTAGGGTTTCACTTAGAGGGTGGAGGCGGGGCGAAGGTATTGAGATGGAGGGAGCGGCGAGACCGAAGAGATAGCCGTGAGTGCGATGGCGGAGGAGGCGCAGTGGAGAACAGAGGCAGTTCCAGAAATTTGGACAGAGAGAGGGTTGGCGGCAGTAGAGAAAAACGTTGAAATAGGGcgaagagagagtgagagaaagAGTAATAAGTCGTCATTAAAACTtttttccaccaaaattttTCTCTcctcacttttatttatttacttactttgattctctttttaaaattatcaactttgattcataaaaaaatatgaagtatggatattaaattaaagatgatgacaaaatctttaatttgatgtaaaaattatataaaataaatttaaaataaataagttattatcgtttaaaatcacaatttttttttatctctcatCTTTCATTTATCCTCTCCTCTTTCCCATCTTCTTTCTTTAAATGCCAcggttcttcatttttttttctatttcattcctttttctatttttattttttgctagaaattatttttaatattttctatttatattttttctattataacaatttaatgcaactaaaaagattaaacttatatttattcatttttatcaattataaataattaattcgcagttcaaaaattgaaaaatcaaaTGTGGTTtcagattcatgtgtttattgaGATTATGTCGTTCATAACTTcgattttttattgagatttatatttgcatttatttatatttgatatatgtatttatttattaaaaatatggttcaatttcaatattggtcgtgcatcgcacgagcggacATACTAGTTTAAATTGAACTCTAATTATggacaaaaaaggaaacatgtcATGTTACAAATTCGAGCGCAGCAGTGGCAGGCAggggggcggatccaggatttgaggTTAAGGGGGCCTGAATTTATTGATCTACGATGTCTAAAGACATTTACACAGGGGTTCccccgaagcaaatttttttgagcattccgtacacttcattttcatgcatttttttaacaatcacttaatataatagataattgtttgcaattcaattaattcaacattaagtagattgaaagcatataaaaacatacttttatgcattcttttaaaaaatatatctcattttctaaacaaataaacattaaaataattaaaagtaattttacttttaactttagaatggactcaaattcaacattaaaaattaaata is a window encoding:
- the LOC130997792 gene encoding 40S ribosomal protein S23-like; this encodes MGKTRGMGAGRKLKSHRRTQRWADKSYKKSNLGNEWKKPFAGSSHAKGIVLEKIGIEAKQPNSAIRKCARVQLIKNGKKIAAFVPNDGCLNYIEENDEVLIAGFGRKGHAVGDIPGVRFKVVKVSGVSLLALFKEKKEKPRS